The following proteins are co-located in the Marinomonas profundi genome:
- a CDS encoding methyl-accepting chemotaxis protein produces MVSVAIALATFFLGYKELSESLLLAVIAIYAIWVNVKDHARASDLKKLLSRSFSHELAVLTYTNKSGLTGALEVSVLSQQAHLTTIINRIDDAAKRVSRETLSSFDLVKQSKQVIDHQQSETIQVATAMNEMTTTISEVSHHVSNTASQADKAFNLAETGGGLSKTTSASIEKLRATVQTISKSVVDVELQTTKIAQAAQIIEQIAEQTNLLALNAAIEAARAGEQGRGFAVVAEEVRNLAKRTQDSTKEIYEIVRALSLKSSEAVKVAESGASDADEGLSKVIESGDMLQGIVASVGHISDMTTQMAAAVEEQAHVAEDINRQVVSISTLADESANSADKAASSLEHLKKISEELHELVVRFK; encoded by the coding sequence ATGGTGTCTGTCGCTATCGCGCTTGCGACATTCTTTCTTGGTTACAAAGAGTTATCAGAGAGTTTGTTGCTCGCCGTCATTGCGATCTATGCAATTTGGGTCAATGTGAAAGACCACGCCAGAGCGTCTGACTTAAAAAAATTACTAAGCCGTTCTTTCTCGCATGAACTCGCAGTTCTCACCTACACCAATAAGTCCGGACTTACTGGCGCATTAGAAGTCTCTGTATTGAGCCAGCAAGCTCATCTGACAACTATTATCAACCGCATTGATGATGCCGCGAAAAGAGTATCGCGCGAAACACTTTCCTCATTTGACTTGGTTAAACAATCTAAGCAGGTTATTGATCACCAGCAATCTGAAACGATTCAGGTTGCCACAGCGATGAATGAGATGACGACAACTATTTCAGAGGTATCGCATCATGTTTCCAATACCGCTTCACAAGCTGATAAAGCATTTAATCTGGCCGAAACCGGTGGAGGACTCTCCAAAACAACAAGCGCCTCTATTGAAAAACTTAGAGCAACTGTCCAGACCATTTCGAAATCCGTTGTTGATGTAGAGCTACAAACGACGAAAATTGCCCAAGCAGCTCAAATAATTGAACAGATTGCTGAACAGACCAACTTACTTGCGCTAAATGCTGCTATCGAGGCAGCGCGTGCCGGCGAGCAAGGCCGAGGTTTTGCCGTGGTTGCTGAAGAGGTGCGTAATCTTGCAAAACGTACCCAAGATTCTACGAAAGAAATATACGAGATTGTCAGAGCTCTCTCACTAAAATCCAGCGAGGCCGTTAAAGTAGCTGAATCAGGTGCTTCTGACGCTGACGAGGGGCTGTCAAAAGTCATTGAGAGTGGAGATATGCTGCAAGGAATCGTTGCCTCAGTCGGGCATATATCCGATATGACGACACAGATGGCAGCAGCTGTAGAGGAGCAAGCTCATGTGGCTGAAGATATCAATCGCCAGGTTGTAAGTATTTCAACATTGGCC
- a CDS encoding IS3 family transposase (programmed frameshift), protein MSGKRYTDEFKIEAVKQVTERGYKIAEVAERLGVSYKSMHDWIARYSKPEASRKTEDSALSEIQRLKAELKRVTEERDIPKGGRRVLCRGVKEKYTFIKSRLHDYSIVALCRTLQVHRSGFYAWLDCPKSRREQEDDELAITIKTHWLESGCVYGYRNITKDLKGEGKSCGKNRVLRVMRREGLKALIGYKRHPVFYRGSERNTAPNTLNREFIVPEPDQVWVTDFTYIRTKEGWLYVTVVVDLFSRLVVGWSMRSRATAESVIDALLMAIWRRRPTKRVLVHSDQGAQYTSKDWQTFLKDNNLEASMSRRGNCHDNAVAESFFSLLKKERVRNRTYQTRSDARSEIFDYIECFYNPKRHHGSNDGLSPLQYERRYFTELETV, encoded by the exons ATGAGTGGAAAACGTTATACTGATGAGTTCAAAATTGAAGCCGTTAAACAAGTCACTGAGCGGGGCTATAAGATTGCAGAAGTGGCTGAGCGACTTGGCGTTAGTTACAAAAGTATGCATGATTGGATAGCCCGATACAGCAAGCCTGAAGCGAGCAGAAAAACGGAAGATTCAGCTCTGTCAGAGATCCAGCGGCTCAAAGCTGAACTTAAACGTGTGACCGAAGAGAGGGACATTC CTAAAGGAGGCCGCCGTGTACTTTGCCGGGGAGTCAAAGAAAAGTACACGTTCATAAAATCACGGCTCCACGACTATTCTATTGTTGCCTTGTGTCGAACACTGCAAGTCCATAGGAGCGGTTTTTACGCTTGGCTGGACTGTCCAAAAAGTCGACGAGAGCAAGAAGATGATGAACTTGCCATCACCATTAAAACGCATTGGCTTGAGAGTGGTTGTGTTTACGGCTACCGCAATATCACCAAAGACCTAAAAGGAGAAGGTAAGTCTTGTGGGAAGAATCGAGTGCTAAGGGTGATGCGCCGAGAGGGCCTAAAAGCGCTAATAGGCTACAAACGCCACCCTGTTTTTTATCGTGGATCTGAACGTAATACAGCCCCCAATACACTAAATAGAGAGTTTATTGTCCCAGAACCAGATCAAGTATGGGTAACCGATTTTACGTACATCCGGACAAAAGAAGGCTGGCTTTATGTGACCGTCGTTGTTGATCTATTTTCTAGATTGGTCGTAGGATGGTCAATGAGATCAAGGGCGACAGCGGAGTCAGTTATTGATGCTTTACTCATGGCGATTTGGCGACGACGCCCCACAAAAAGAGTACTGGTACACTCAGATCAAGGCGCTCAATATACCTCGAAAGATTGGCAAACCTTCTTAAAAGATAATAATCTGGAAGCCAGTATGAGTCGACGTGGTAACTGTCACGATAATGCTGTTGCGGAAAGTTTTTTCTCGTTATTAAAAAAAGAAAGAGTTCGCAATCGGACCTATCAAACAAGAAGTGATGCTCGCTCAGAGATTTTTGATTATATCGAATGCTTTTATAATCCAAAGCGACACCATGGATCAAATGATGGATTATCGCCATTGCAATATGAGAGGCGATATTTTACGGAGCTAGAAACTGTCTAG
- a CDS encoding PAS domain-containing protein, protein MRKNLPVTSNEKTFPSSVKLISVTDKNGNIVDCNDAFVEVSGFSRSELIGQPHNIVRHPDMPAMAFKVMWSHLKEGKAWMGLVKNRCKNGDFYWVDAYVTPVTANGQVIGYESVRSSPRAEDVQRADRLYRRLSAGSNLPKPWYGPTLIDIS, encoded by the coding sequence ATGCGCAAAAACCTCCCTGTTACATCTAACGAAAAAACTTTCCCATCGTCTGTGAAGCTAATTTCAGTTACGGATAAAAACGGCAATATTGTTGATTGTAATGACGCTTTCGTTGAGGTAAGCGGATTTTCCAGGTCGGAGTTAATTGGCCAGCCACATAATATTGTTCGACACCCCGATATGCCAGCGATGGCTTTCAAAGTAATGTGGTCACATCTAAAAGAGGGTAAAGCATGGATGGGGTTGGTTAAGAACCGTTGTAAGAACGGTGACTTTTACTGGGTAGACGCTTATGTAACACCCGTGACCGCTAATGGACAAGTTATTGGGTACGAATCTGTTCGTTCAAGCCCAAGAGCAGAAGATGTACAAAGAGCAGACAGATTATACCGCCGCTTGAGTGCGGGAAGTAATTTACCTAAACCGTGGTATGGACCCACTTTAATAGACATCTCATAG
- a CDS encoding TetR/AcrR family transcriptional regulator produces the protein MKAKIVESAITLIESGEIDKFSVTQVAKYMGISQGNLTYHYPTKQALVEAIIDRLLERHTILLPESFYKNFDTKNTLVSDDALEHFMRRTSQREVANIMVFIWKQAINSPEIAQKLAEYYRTIIFKQINDAGVEQTQTDKINHIILLSSMVVGLIPLMGLGRTTFDINELVANAKLINQKLNR, from the coding sequence ATGAAAGCAAAGATCGTTGAATCCGCTATTACTCTCATCGAGTCAGGTGAAATAGACAAATTTTCCGTAACTCAGGTCGCTAAGTACATGGGGATTTCTCAAGGAAACTTGACCTATCACTACCCAACTAAGCAGGCTTTAGTTGAGGCAATTATTGATAGACTTCTCGAAAGACACACGATACTGCTTCCTGAATCGTTTTACAAAAACTTTGATACCAAAAACACCTTGGTTTCGGATGATGCACTAGAGCACTTTATGCGACGGACATCTCAGCGAGAAGTTGCTAACATAATGGTGTTTATCTGGAAACAGGCAATTAACTCTCCAGAAATTGCGCAAAAACTGGCAGAATACTACAGAACGATAATATTTAAGCAAATTAATGATGCTGGTGTAGAGCAGACTCAAACAGACAAAATCAATCACATTATCTTGCTATCATCGATGGTCGTTGGACTCATACCACTGATGGGGTTAGGTCGTACAACATTTGACATCAATGAACTCGTAGCAAATGCCAAGTTGATAAATCAGAAGCTCAATCGGTAA
- a CDS encoding ISAs1 family transposase — protein MNDRSLLMPMTLLDRMMLLNDPRQQAKCTHDLGEVVFMTTCALLCGADDWESIQFFADTRKDWFKQFLRLPGGIPSHDTFNRLFSLLDPVCYREMFCGWVQDMLIDTPLSGVVAIDGKTARASRSSKQQAIHMVNAWASQASVSLGQHKVDKKSNEIKAIPKLLEQLAIKGCLVTIDAMGCQKNIVSKVIEREADYLITVKSNQKTLHKELVRYFDHYWETHKQDTLSEHFFEQQNETHGRKEHRRCWSTMDLSSLSIATEWQVQTIAAIQSDRIANERGRSHIRYFISSKLMTAEEVLKATREHWGVENQLHWVLDVSFGEDQCRARQGYAAENLATTRQIALNLLKQETSVKLGIKNKRKACGWDDAYLFKVMGLIK, from the coding sequence ATGAATGATCGTTCCCTTTTGATGCCGATGACTCTATTAGACCGTATGATGCTGTTAAATGACCCACGCCAGCAAGCAAAATGTACCCACGATTTAGGGGAAGTGGTTTTCATGACTACCTGCGCGTTGCTTTGTGGTGCGGATGACTGGGAGTCGATTCAATTCTTTGCGGACACCCGAAAGGATTGGTTCAAACAGTTTTTACGCTTGCCAGGCGGCATCCCATCACATGACACCTTTAACCGTTTATTTTCTCTGTTGGACCCGGTCTGTTATCGAGAAATGTTCTGTGGCTGGGTGCAGGATATGTTAATTGATACCCCATTATCTGGCGTTGTCGCAATTGACGGAAAAACTGCACGGGCGTCGCGTTCTAGTAAACAACAAGCTATTCACATGGTGAACGCTTGGGCTTCACAGGCTAGCGTGTCTCTTGGTCAACACAAGGTCGATAAAAAGTCTAATGAAATCAAAGCAATCCCTAAACTATTGGAACAACTGGCTATCAAAGGCTGCTTGGTCACAATAGATGCGATGGGGTGTCAGAAAAACATTGTATCCAAAGTCATTGAAAGAGAAGCTGATTACTTAATTACCGTAAAAAGTAACCAGAAAACGCTACATAAAGAGCTTGTTAGGTATTTCGATCATTACTGGGAAACTCATAAACAGGACACGTTAAGTGAGCACTTTTTTGAGCAACAAAACGAAACACATGGTCGCAAGGAGCACCGTCGATGCTGGTCCACGATGGACTTGTCGTCTCTGTCTATTGCAACAGAATGGCAAGTACAAACCATCGCCGCGATACAGTCAGATCGTATTGCTAATGAAAGAGGCCGAAGCCATATTCGTTACTTTATTTCCAGCAAACTGATGACGGCAGAAGAAGTATTAAAGGCCACTCGCGAGCATTGGGGCGTCGAAAACCAGCTTCATTGGGTTCTGGATGTCTCTTTTGGGGAAGATCAGTGTCGAGCTAGGCAAGGTTATGCGGCAGAAAACCTAGCAACCACCCGACAAATCGCTCTAAACCTACTAAAGCAGGAAACCAGTGTAAAACTGGGTATCAAAAACAAGCGTAAGGCCTGTGGTTGGGATGATGCGTATCTGTTCAAGGTGATGGGGTTGATCAAATAA